In Ferrimicrobium sp., the DNA window CATGCGCAGGTAAGCTTAGGGTCATGGCGTGGCGAGTCAACACGTAGGCTATGCTTGTAGATCGGATTTTACGCGGTAAACGCAACTGGGAGAGTCGACCTTGGCAAACATTAAGAGTCAGATCAAGCGTATTGGTCAGAATGAGCGCCGACGTGAGCGGAACAAGGCAGTGCGGTCTGAGCTCAAAACGCGGGTCAAGAACGCGGTGACCAGCCAGGATGAGGCAGCGATTCGATTGGCCTTGAAGCGTATTGATAAGGCTGCTTCCCGGGGCGTGATACACAAAAATCAGGCTGCGCGTCGTAAGTCCAGGTTGATGAACCAGCTCG includes these proteins:
- the rpsT gene encoding 30S ribosomal protein S20; this translates as MANIKSQIKRIGQNERRRERNKAVRSELKTRVKNAVTSQDEAAIRLALKRIDKAASRGVIHKNQAARRKSRLMNQLARVKD